One segment of Acidobacteriota bacterium DNA contains the following:
- a CDS encoding ABC transporter permease — MSGVLAIARNDLRQTLSTRAAVLWMFVFPVLFALFFGVVTGGNGAGEEVPGIAVADRDGGPLAGLLVEELGRSGLAVVEERSGEEGGDLPVLEIPPGFGRDMLSGKRVVLRLRGGGGGGEEGVAVEARVFAAVARVIGAVAARAGAGPAGEVPAEESFAGYEGPEDLVRVESSFAGKARTVPAGFAQSVPGDTVMFMLLVALTWGAAAFARERRQGVLARLAAAPIAPGAVVLGKIAGRLLVALVQAAVLVAAAAAGVRLFGLPLSGDPLAAFAVLAVYALAVAPLGVLLGAAIREPARAANAGVLVALVLSALGGCWWPLEVVPPWLQAVGRALPTGWAMTALHRLLSFGGGLADTAPWLGALAAFGCAAAAAARRFVRIS, encoded by the coding sequence ATGTCCGGGGTGCTGGCCATCGCCCGCAACGACCTGCGCCAGACGCTGTCGACACGGGCCGCCGTCTTGTGGATGTTCGTCTTCCCCGTCCTGTTCGCCCTCTTCTTCGGTGTCGTCACCGGCGGGAACGGGGCCGGCGAAGAGGTGCCGGGAATCGCCGTCGCCGACCGCGACGGGGGTCCGCTGGCCGGGCTGCTCGTCGAGGAGCTGGGCCGGAGCGGGCTCGCGGTCGTGGAAGAACGCTCCGGCGAGGAGGGTGGAGACCTCCCCGTGCTCGAGATCCCGCCCGGCTTCGGCCGCGACATGCTCTCGGGAAAGCGGGTCGTCCTGCGCCTGCGCGGCGGCGGGGGCGGCGGAGAGGAGGGCGTGGCGGTCGAGGCGCGCGTGTTCGCCGCCGTGGCGCGCGTGATCGGTGCCGTGGCGGCGCGCGCCGGCGCGGGCCCGGCCGGAGAGGTGCCGGCGGAGGAGTCCTTCGCCGGCTACGAGGGACCGGAAGATCTCGTCCGGGTCGAGTCCTCCTTCGCGGGCAAGGCCCGCACCGTCCCGGCGGGGTTCGCCCAGTCGGTCCCCGGGGACACGGTGATGTTCATGCTGCTCGTGGCGCTCACCTGGGGCGCCGCCGCCTTCGCGAGAGAGCGCCGCCAGGGAGTGCTGGCGCGCCTCGCCGCCGCGCCGATCGCCCCGGGCGCGGTCGTCCTGGGGAAGATCGCGGGTCGACTGCTCGTCGCGCTCGTGCAGGCGGCCGTCCTCGTCGCCGCCGCGGCGGCGGGGGTGCGCCTGTTCGGGCTTCCCCTGTCCGGCGATCCCCTCGCGGCGTTCGCCGTGCTCGCCGTGTACGCGCTCGCGGTCGCCCCGCTGGGCGTGCTGCTGGGAGCGGCGATCCGGGAGCCGGCTCGCGCGGCGAACGCCGGCGTGCTGGTGGCACTGGTCCTGTCCGCCCTGGGCGGATGCTGGTGGCCGCTCGAGGTCGTCCCCCCGTGGCTGCAGGCGGTCGGGCGCGCGCTGCCGACGGGCTGGGCGATGACCGCCCTGCACCGCCTCCTTTCGTTCGGGGGCGGGCTGGCGGACACGGCCCCGTGGCTGGGCGCGCTCGCGGCTTTCGGCTGTGCGGCGGCGGCCGCGGCCCGGCGGTTCGTCCGGATCTCCTGA